A part of Gossypium hirsutum isolate 1008001.06 chromosome A07, Gossypium_hirsutum_v2.1, whole genome shotgun sequence genomic DNA contains:
- the LOC107952854 gene encoding reticulon-like protein B21 isoform X5, whose amino-acid sequence MALFSGDPSTIMKMAVLLFVLARCGSSITIWKMANLGFFGVFIVPKLCTSYSHQLSAYGIMLLLKTARSFEASLISVGVHGTFFSAMFLTKQTKLLILCSGNFSNSDEVTNGNGG is encoded by the exons ATGGCACTTTTTTCTGGTGATCCTTCAACAATAATGAAG ATGGCAGTGCTGTTGTTTGTTTTGGCCAGGTGTGGCAGCTCTATAACCATCTGGAAAATGGCTAACCTGG GTTTCTTTGGCGTTTTCATTGTTCCAAAACTCTGCACTTCTTATTCTCACCAATTAAGTGCATACG GTATAATGCTGTTGTTAAAAACTGCTCGATCATTCGAAGCATCACTGATTTCTGTAGGCGTGCATGGGACATTCTTTTCTGCCATGTTCCTCACGAAGCAAACAAAGCTACTGATTTTATGTTCAGGCAATTTCAG CAATTCAGACGAGGTTACAAATGGCAATGGAGGTTAG
- the LOC107952854 gene encoding reticulon-like protein B21 isoform X2, translating to MGLVYFAAIFLYRSIICRGVVEINKSNCVVGEEEAIWLLKLVLPYLNEFLLKLMALFSGDPSTIMKMAVLLFVLARCGSSITIWKMANLGFFGVFIVPKLCTSYSHQLSAYGIMLLLKTARSFEASLISVGVHGTFFSAMFLTKQTKLLILCSGNFSNSDEVTNGNGG from the exons ATGGGACTTGTTTACTTTGCAGCCATTTTCCTTTACAGATCAATCATCTGcag AGGAGTTGtggaaataaataaatcaaactgTGTGGTTGGAGAAGAAGAAGCAATTTGGTTACTTAAATTGGTTCTTCCTTACTTGAATGAGTTCTTATTAAAGCTGATGGCACTTTTTTCTGGTGATCCTTCAACAATAATGAAG ATGGCAGTGCTGTTGTTTGTTTTGGCCAGGTGTGGCAGCTCTATAACCATCTGGAAAATGGCTAACCTGG GTTTCTTTGGCGTTTTCATTGTTCCAAAACTCTGCACTTCTTATTCTCACCAATTAAGTGCATACG GTATAATGCTGTTGTTAAAAACTGCTCGATCATTCGAAGCATCACTGATTTCTGTAGGCGTGCATGGGACATTCTTTTCTGCCATGTTCCTCACGAAGCAAACAAAGCTACTGATTTTATGTTCAGGCAATTTCAG CAATTCAGACGAGGTTACAAATGGCAATGGAGGTTAG
- the LOC107952854 gene encoding reticulon-like protein B21 isoform X3 — translation MLFCSFISVISYMGLVYFAAIFLYRSIICRGVVEINKSNCVVGEEEAIWLLKLVLPYLNEFLLKLMALFSGDPSTIMKMAVLLFVLARCGSSITIWKMANLGFFGVFIVPKLCTSYSHQLSAYGVHGTFFSAMFLTKQTKLLILCSGNFSNSDEVTNGNGG, via the exons ATGCTGTTTTGTAGCTTTATTTCTGTAATTTCCTATATGGGACTTGTTTACTTTGCAGCCATTTTCCTTTACAGATCAATCATCTGcag AGGAGTTGtggaaataaataaatcaaactgTGTGGTTGGAGAAGAAGAAGCAATTTGGTTACTTAAATTGGTTCTTCCTTACTTGAATGAGTTCTTATTAAAGCTGATGGCACTTTTTTCTGGTGATCCTTCAACAATAATGAAG ATGGCAGTGCTGTTGTTTGTTTTGGCCAGGTGTGGCAGCTCTATAACCATCTGGAAAATGGCTAACCTGG GTTTCTTTGGCGTTTTCATTGTTCCAAAACTCTGCACTTCTTATTCTCACCAATTAAGTGCATACG GCGTGCATGGGACATTCTTTTCTGCCATGTTCCTCACGAAGCAAACAAAGCTACTGATTTTATGTTCAGGCAATTTCAG CAATTCAGACGAGGTTACAAATGGCAATGGAGGTTAG
- the LOC107952854 gene encoding reticulon-like protein B21 isoform X1 has translation MLFCSFISVISYMGLVYFAAIFLYRSIICRGVVEINKSNCVVGEEEAIWLLKLVLPYLNEFLLKLMALFSGDPSTIMKMAVLLFVLARCGSSITIWKMANLGFFGVFIVPKLCTSYSHQLSAYGIMLLLKTARSFEASLISVGVHGTFFSAMFLTKQTKLLILCSGNFSNSDEVTNGNGG, from the exons ATGCTGTTTTGTAGCTTTATTTCTGTAATTTCCTATATGGGACTTGTTTACTTTGCAGCCATTTTCCTTTACAGATCAATCATCTGcag AGGAGTTGtggaaataaataaatcaaactgTGTGGTTGGAGAAGAAGAAGCAATTTGGTTACTTAAATTGGTTCTTCCTTACTTGAATGAGTTCTTATTAAAGCTGATGGCACTTTTTTCTGGTGATCCTTCAACAATAATGAAG ATGGCAGTGCTGTTGTTTGTTTTGGCCAGGTGTGGCAGCTCTATAACCATCTGGAAAATGGCTAACCTGG GTTTCTTTGGCGTTTTCATTGTTCCAAAACTCTGCACTTCTTATTCTCACCAATTAAGTGCATACG GTATAATGCTGTTGTTAAAAACTGCTCGATCATTCGAAGCATCACTGATTTCTGTAGGCGTGCATGGGACATTCTTTTCTGCCATGTTCCTCACGAAGCAAACAAAGCTACTGATTTTATGTTCAGGCAATTTCAG CAATTCAGACGAGGTTACAAATGGCAATGGAGGTTAG
- the LOC107952854 gene encoding reticulon-like protein B21 isoform X4, with product MGLVYFAAIFLYRSIICRGVVEINKSNCVVGEEEAIWLLKLVLPYLNEFLLKLMALFSGDPSTIMKMAVLLFVLARCGSSITIWKMANLGFFGVFIVPKLCTSYSHQLSAYGVHGTFFSAMFLTKQTKLLILCSGNFSNSDEVTNGNGG from the exons ATGGGACTTGTTTACTTTGCAGCCATTTTCCTTTACAGATCAATCATCTGcag AGGAGTTGtggaaataaataaatcaaactgTGTGGTTGGAGAAGAAGAAGCAATTTGGTTACTTAAATTGGTTCTTCCTTACTTGAATGAGTTCTTATTAAAGCTGATGGCACTTTTTTCTGGTGATCCTTCAACAATAATGAAG ATGGCAGTGCTGTTGTTTGTTTTGGCCAGGTGTGGCAGCTCTATAACCATCTGGAAAATGGCTAACCTGG GTTTCTTTGGCGTTTTCATTGTTCCAAAACTCTGCACTTCTTATTCTCACCAATTAAGTGCATACG GCGTGCATGGGACATTCTTTTCTGCCATGTTCCTCACGAAGCAAACAAAGCTACTGATTTTATGTTCAGGCAATTTCAG CAATTCAGACGAGGTTACAAATGGCAATGGAGGTTAG